The following proteins are co-located in the Choristoneura fumiferana chromosome 23, NRCan_CFum_1, whole genome shotgun sequence genome:
- the LOC141440666 gene encoding toll-like receptor 2 type-2 isoform X2 produces the protein MFAASVLWLLLCYAQCARATLVNDFEEFANTILTQDEDRSVDLPVELGVDRGSGCICRASRNRRVIVCFGNYECKRFPRIQFKSDALRVRTSIISEILKGDLETLHHLRILEIEANHQLKYFEPGLFRNMSNLQQLSISYNTALLTLAEDTFEGLTNLHNLTLVNNGFTNIVQLIPAFKPSILPSLKGLDLSENCFEQIPEETFIPMTGTTLNRLEIHLCSLEYIHPHSFLPLQKLKELHIGENDLNSSLIGNFLLKMIHQQINLTYLDVSGMGFRKQPPWRLINIIAQTTIKRLILAQNQFEMISDDAFPRMVNIEELDLRKVYAISIGPNAFDPSKFPNLKVLLLGGNNLPGVHQTHLSNQLLLLDLSCNKGSSANPMYYEIDRDTFSQSKQLRVLNLSYNRIKTLFDYTFRGLEKLTILNLENGTIFYIGDGTFKPLRQLEMLNLGNNPLVANENLTSAQFNGLNVLKILILKNCGIKHFYDNDNIFEMMPNLTHLNLKNNQLYYITAETIKPLKLLQVLDLSENLLISWWKPLFLTSGVAPRKLYLTNNKISHFSVSMMQDINYLLEDARNSSAEVDLMENIFVCDCSTMYRTYLWLDTNGSSILKDYFAHSKFQCSSPDVWEDRRVSEYLSSVKKLHCLVYQKISNIMVLVWTAPSLVTIIMIVMTVTIIYRYRIYIRYWVFLAKLALGRSIVGKNSKNESIVEKTYKYDAFVSYCVEDREFVMEMVQHLEETAPYLKLCVYERDFEIGSVISESIVTSINDSRYIILVISNRFVQSHWCRWETQLAEYHRLFLEDGTSYDPLVLIKIGEIDNKYLTTTLKYLLRTKIYHSWHEQSSEEFWKKLRNVITKK, from the exons ATGTTCGCGGCGAGCGTGCTGTGGCTGCTGCTGTGTTACGCGCAATGTGCGCGCGCCACCCTCGTCAACGACTTCGAAGAATTCGCCAATACCATCCTCACTCAG GATGAAGACCGCAGCGTAGACTTGCCGGTGGAGCTGGGTGTGGACCGCGGCTCGGGCTGCATCTGCCGTGCCAGCAGGAACCGGCGCGTCATCGTCTGCTTCGGTAACTACGAGTGCAAGCGGTTCCCCAGG ATTCAATTTAAAAGCGACGCTTTGCGCGTAAGGACTTCCATCATCAGTGAGATCCTCAAAGGAGACTTGGAAACCTTGCACCATCTGAGGATCCTGGAGATTGAAGCCAACCACCAGCTAAAGTACTTTGAGCCAGGACTCTTTCGCAACATGAGCAACCTGCAGCAGCTCTCCATATCTTACAACACCGCCTTGCTGACCCTCGCTGAAGACACTTTTGAAGGCTTGACTAACCTCCATAACCTCACTTTAGTCAACAACGGATTTACCAACATAGTTCAACTTATACCGGCCTTCAAACCTAGCATCCTTCCTTCTTTAAAAGGTCTGGACTTATCGGAAAATTGTTTCGAACAAATACCAGAAGAAACCTTCATTCCAATGACAGGCACCACCCTGAACCGTCTAGAAATACATTTGTGCAGTCTGGAGTACATCCACCCTCATAGCTTCTTACCATTACAGAAACTTAAAGAGCTGCATATTGGAGAAAATGATCTGAATTCAAGTCTGATTGGAAATTTTTTGCTAAAGATGATTCACCAACAGATTAACTTGACTTATCTTGATGTGTCCGGAATGGGTTTCAGAAAACAGCCGCCATGGAGGTTGATAAATATTATTGCTCAGACAACTATCAAGAGGCTTATTCTTGCCCAAAATCAGTTCGAGATGATCAGCGACGATGCATTTCCTCGTATGGTTAACATCGAAGAACTGGATCTTAGAAAAGTCTACGCGATAAGTATAGGACCCAATGCGTTTGATCCTTCGAAGTTTCCAAATCTAAAAGTCTTACTACTTGGAGGAAACAATCTACCGGGAGTGCATCAGACACACCTATCTAATCAACTGTTATTGCTGGACTTATCTTGTAACAAAGGTAGCTCTGCTAACCCGATGTATTATGAAATTGACAGGGACACCTTCAGTCAAAGCAAACAATTGAGAGTGCTAAATCTGTCATATAACAGAATAAAGACTCTATTTGACTACACATTTAGAGGATTAGAAAAGTTAACAATATTGAACTTGGAGAATGGAACAATATTTTACATAGGAGATGGTACTTTCAAGCCACTCAGGCAACTAGAAATGCTTAATTTGGGAAATAATCCCCTGGTTGCTAACGAGAACTTGACTAGCGCGCAATTCAACGGCCTAAATGTGTTGAAGATACTGATTTTGAAAAACTGTGGGATCAAACATTTTTATGACAATgacaatatttttgaaatgatGCCCAATCTTACCCATTTGAATCTGAAGAACAATCAATTGTACTACATCACTGCAGAGACAATCAAGCCACTAAAATTGCTACAAGTCCTGGACTTAAGTGAGAACCTCCTTATATCTTGGTGGAAGCCGTTATTTCTGACGTCAGGAGTTGCCCCGCGGAAGCTATATTTGACAAACAATAAGATATCGCATTTCTCCGTCAGTATGATGCAAGACATTAATTATCTTTTAGAAGATGCTAGGAATTCGAGTGCCGAAGTTGACTTGATGGAAAACATCTTTGTCTGTGACTGTAGCACGATGTACAGGACTTACTTGTGGCTAGACACAAATGGGTCATCCATTCTGAAAGACTATTTTGCTCATTCGAAATTTCAATGCAGTAGCCCTGATGTTTGGGAAGATCGAAGAGTGTCTGAATACCTTTCGTCAGTTAAAAAGCTACACTGTCTAGTCTATCAAAAGATTTCAAACATCATGGTCCTAGTTTGGACAGCGCCCTCTCTCGTTACTATCATAATGATCGTTATGACAGTCACCATTATTTACAGATACCGGATCTATATTAGATATTGGGTATTTTTAGCCAAATTGGCGCTTGGTAGATCTATCGTAgggaaaaattcaaaaaacgaAAGTATTGTAGAAAAGACATATAAATATGACGCGTTTGTGTCCTACTGCGTTGAAGATAGAGAGTTCGTTATGGAAATGGTTCAACATTTAGAAGAAACCGCTCCTTATTTGAAACTTTGTGTATATGAGAGAGACTTTGAAATAGGTTCGGTTATTTCCGAATCAATTGTAACCAGTATTAATGACAGCAGGTACATAATTTTGGTAATAAGCAACAGGTTTGTACAATCCCACTGGTGCAGGTGGGAAACTCAGCTGGCTGAGTATCATAGACTTTTTCTAGAAGACGGGACATCCTATGAtcccttagtgttaataaaaatagGAGAAATAGATAATAAATACTTGACGACGACGTTGAAGTACCTTTTAAGAACAAAAATATATCACTCTTGGCACGAGCAGAGCTCAGAGGAATTTTGGAAGAAACTAAGGAATGTTATAACAAAGAAGTAG
- the LOC141440666 gene encoding toll-like receptor 2 type-2 isoform X1, producing the protein MFAASVLWLLLCYAQCARATLVNDFEEFANTILTQFSHQDEDRSVDLPVELGVDRGSGCICRASRNRRVIVCFGNYECKRFPRIQFKSDALRVRTSIISEILKGDLETLHHLRILEIEANHQLKYFEPGLFRNMSNLQQLSISYNTALLTLAEDTFEGLTNLHNLTLVNNGFTNIVQLIPAFKPSILPSLKGLDLSENCFEQIPEETFIPMTGTTLNRLEIHLCSLEYIHPHSFLPLQKLKELHIGENDLNSSLIGNFLLKMIHQQINLTYLDVSGMGFRKQPPWRLINIIAQTTIKRLILAQNQFEMISDDAFPRMVNIEELDLRKVYAISIGPNAFDPSKFPNLKVLLLGGNNLPGVHQTHLSNQLLLLDLSCNKGSSANPMYYEIDRDTFSQSKQLRVLNLSYNRIKTLFDYTFRGLEKLTILNLENGTIFYIGDGTFKPLRQLEMLNLGNNPLVANENLTSAQFNGLNVLKILILKNCGIKHFYDNDNIFEMMPNLTHLNLKNNQLYYITAETIKPLKLLQVLDLSENLLISWWKPLFLTSGVAPRKLYLTNNKISHFSVSMMQDINYLLEDARNSSAEVDLMENIFVCDCSTMYRTYLWLDTNGSSILKDYFAHSKFQCSSPDVWEDRRVSEYLSSVKKLHCLVYQKISNIMVLVWTAPSLVTIIMIVMTVTIIYRYRIYIRYWVFLAKLALGRSIVGKNSKNESIVEKTYKYDAFVSYCVEDREFVMEMVQHLEETAPYLKLCVYERDFEIGSVISESIVTSINDSRYIILVISNRFVQSHWCRWETQLAEYHRLFLEDGTSYDPLVLIKIGEIDNKYLTTTLKYLLRTKIYHSWHEQSSEEFWKKLRNVITKK; encoded by the exons ATGTTCGCGGCGAGCGTGCTGTGGCTGCTGCTGTGTTACGCGCAATGTGCGCGCGCCACCCTCGTCAACGACTTCGAAGAATTCGCCAATACCATCCTCACTCAG TTTTCCCATCAGGATGAAGACCGCAGCGTAGACTTGCCGGTGGAGCTGGGTGTGGACCGCGGCTCGGGCTGCATCTGCCGTGCCAGCAGGAACCGGCGCGTCATCGTCTGCTTCGGTAACTACGAGTGCAAGCGGTTCCCCAGG ATTCAATTTAAAAGCGACGCTTTGCGCGTAAGGACTTCCATCATCAGTGAGATCCTCAAAGGAGACTTGGAAACCTTGCACCATCTGAGGATCCTGGAGATTGAAGCCAACCACCAGCTAAAGTACTTTGAGCCAGGACTCTTTCGCAACATGAGCAACCTGCAGCAGCTCTCCATATCTTACAACACCGCCTTGCTGACCCTCGCTGAAGACACTTTTGAAGGCTTGACTAACCTCCATAACCTCACTTTAGTCAACAACGGATTTACCAACATAGTTCAACTTATACCGGCCTTCAAACCTAGCATCCTTCCTTCTTTAAAAGGTCTGGACTTATCGGAAAATTGTTTCGAACAAATACCAGAAGAAACCTTCATTCCAATGACAGGCACCACCCTGAACCGTCTAGAAATACATTTGTGCAGTCTGGAGTACATCCACCCTCATAGCTTCTTACCATTACAGAAACTTAAAGAGCTGCATATTGGAGAAAATGATCTGAATTCAAGTCTGATTGGAAATTTTTTGCTAAAGATGATTCACCAACAGATTAACTTGACTTATCTTGATGTGTCCGGAATGGGTTTCAGAAAACAGCCGCCATGGAGGTTGATAAATATTATTGCTCAGACAACTATCAAGAGGCTTATTCTTGCCCAAAATCAGTTCGAGATGATCAGCGACGATGCATTTCCTCGTATGGTTAACATCGAAGAACTGGATCTTAGAAAAGTCTACGCGATAAGTATAGGACCCAATGCGTTTGATCCTTCGAAGTTTCCAAATCTAAAAGTCTTACTACTTGGAGGAAACAATCTACCGGGAGTGCATCAGACACACCTATCTAATCAACTGTTATTGCTGGACTTATCTTGTAACAAAGGTAGCTCTGCTAACCCGATGTATTATGAAATTGACAGGGACACCTTCAGTCAAAGCAAACAATTGAGAGTGCTAAATCTGTCATATAACAGAATAAAGACTCTATTTGACTACACATTTAGAGGATTAGAAAAGTTAACAATATTGAACTTGGAGAATGGAACAATATTTTACATAGGAGATGGTACTTTCAAGCCACTCAGGCAACTAGAAATGCTTAATTTGGGAAATAATCCCCTGGTTGCTAACGAGAACTTGACTAGCGCGCAATTCAACGGCCTAAATGTGTTGAAGATACTGATTTTGAAAAACTGTGGGATCAAACATTTTTATGACAATgacaatatttttgaaatgatGCCCAATCTTACCCATTTGAATCTGAAGAACAATCAATTGTACTACATCACTGCAGAGACAATCAAGCCACTAAAATTGCTACAAGTCCTGGACTTAAGTGAGAACCTCCTTATATCTTGGTGGAAGCCGTTATTTCTGACGTCAGGAGTTGCCCCGCGGAAGCTATATTTGACAAACAATAAGATATCGCATTTCTCCGTCAGTATGATGCAAGACATTAATTATCTTTTAGAAGATGCTAGGAATTCGAGTGCCGAAGTTGACTTGATGGAAAACATCTTTGTCTGTGACTGTAGCACGATGTACAGGACTTACTTGTGGCTAGACACAAATGGGTCATCCATTCTGAAAGACTATTTTGCTCATTCGAAATTTCAATGCAGTAGCCCTGATGTTTGGGAAGATCGAAGAGTGTCTGAATACCTTTCGTCAGTTAAAAAGCTACACTGTCTAGTCTATCAAAAGATTTCAAACATCATGGTCCTAGTTTGGACAGCGCCCTCTCTCGTTACTATCATAATGATCGTTATGACAGTCACCATTATTTACAGATACCGGATCTATATTAGATATTGGGTATTTTTAGCCAAATTGGCGCTTGGTAGATCTATCGTAgggaaaaattcaaaaaacgaAAGTATTGTAGAAAAGACATATAAATATGACGCGTTTGTGTCCTACTGCGTTGAAGATAGAGAGTTCGTTATGGAAATGGTTCAACATTTAGAAGAAACCGCTCCTTATTTGAAACTTTGTGTATATGAGAGAGACTTTGAAATAGGTTCGGTTATTTCCGAATCAATTGTAACCAGTATTAATGACAGCAGGTACATAATTTTGGTAATAAGCAACAGGTTTGTACAATCCCACTGGTGCAGGTGGGAAACTCAGCTGGCTGAGTATCATAGACTTTTTCTAGAAGACGGGACATCCTATGAtcccttagtgttaataaaaatagGAGAAATAGATAATAAATACTTGACGACGACGTTGAAGTACCTTTTAAGAACAAAAATATATCACTCTTGGCACGAGCAGAGCTCAGAGGAATTTTGGAAGAAACTAAGGAATGTTATAACAAAGAAGTAG